In one Capricornis sumatraensis isolate serow.1 chromosome 1, serow.2, whole genome shotgun sequence genomic region, the following are encoded:
- the LCN2 gene encoding neutrophil gelatinase-associated lipocalin, which yields MSIGLLWLGFTLLGALHTQARSSSPRLLRAPPLSRIPLQPNFQADQFQGKWYAIGVAGNAIKKEEQDQFKMYTSNYELKEDGSYNVTSILLRDERCDYWIRTFVPSSRPGQFTLGNIRSFPGIRSYTVRVVNTDYNQFAIVYFKKVQRKQGYFKVTLYGRTKELTPEVRENFINFAKSLGLTDDHIIFPVPTDRCIDAQ from the exons atgtccatagGTCTCCTGTGGCTGGGCTTCACCCTCCTGGGGGCCCTGCACACCCAGGCCCGGAGTTCCAGCCCCAGACTGCTGCGGGCCCCACCTCTGTCCAGGATCCCGCTGCAGCCCAACTTCCAGGCCGACCAG TTCCAGGGGAAGTGGTACGCCATAGGCGTGGCAGGGAATGCAATTAAGAAGGAAGAGCAAGACCAGTTTAAGATGTACACCTCCAACTACGAGCTGAAGGAAGACGGCAGCTACAACGTCACCTCCATCCTGTTAAG GGACGAGCGCTGTGACTACTGGATCAGAACTTTTGTCCCAAGCTCCCGGCCCGGCCAGTTCACCCTGGGCAATATTAGGA GCTTCCCCGGGATAAGGAGCTACACCGTGAGGGTGGTGAACACCGACTACAACCAGTTTGCCATAGTGTACTTCAAGAAGGTTCAAAGGAAACAGGGGTACTTCAAGGTCACCCTTTACG GGAGGACCAAGGAGCTGACCCCTGAAGTGAGGGAAAACTTCATCAACTTCGCCAAGTCCCTGGGCCTCACCGATGACCACATCATCTTCCCTGTCCCGACTG ACCGGTGCATCGATGCCCAGTGA